The following are encoded in a window of Acropora muricata isolate sample 2 chromosome 6, ASM3666990v1, whole genome shotgun sequence genomic DNA:
- the LOC136920140 gene encoding uncharacterized protein isoform X2 → MAQDVWLPRMALITCVLLSVLAGNTKAADGNRMQALDMHFFHPKTAKETNEQERKLSKNRKSIVTAMSQRKFHLGEPQTSEWPSGNKNTTMQINHDFDKEVSKRLMGSSRRSLRKGKATKAKEEGIGLEKLIGHAESSNKKSKRHNKYSVEGGIIIKAASILGSSLESQVKGIDEPVKFPVEKVGNRVRAFQYFLPIQNTRKSKQSLRYKYVNSLLGPQLAGIQADLNGLDTRRRGGKTAFRKASRKGFKSVESGTERESLFVGGRRGDAKAPKSDNKKKKIISTEKKIEQKNPAVGPSGQPSDLHELSSLNSQPILIFSGSGEDELDLETSPAAQPSHRSPKDSVTLLSNQSMISELAFGDFQETALEDSIHSWEEEDSNDFGEDISGGEIIVRPSLVSQTDKNLKANSQGKPSPQSLRHKAMKYIQAKSQYLDREQFGRDHNVIHPWEEEDSNDFGEDLSGGEFIVRPSLVSQTGKNLKANSQGKLSPQLSRHKALKHIQTESQNLNGGHSGRDLSVTEIQRVSPFLPFGSAKVRSFPKITVFPIYKRTGVPRHNPLATSGSGEGSGSGENDLPSSTHFQLMKLPQRTSTKESSAKNKTHTGIVRTKNRENRKKCSKKGKPVRTMSILALGDSLTNGFHSDDKSHTPYAKTLESLLNKDKHNCYILETIAKDGAEAHEMSAWLQTHLKNRKVKYSWVIILAGTNDIIHNSHSHNRRAWDIALEHIIDLHISSHRFGAKTMAVTIPEMDCEESDKPPCKRTRLERIYINEKLRHYAKTNDFTILCDLANKFPRYSLSNKERERFWEEGLHMRPAGYKRMAEIIYKDLSEHIDEISNEA, encoded by the exons ATGGCTCAAGATGTCTGGTTGCCAAGGATGGCTCTTATTACTTGTGTTCTGCTGAGTGTCTTAGCAG GAAATACCAAGGCAGCTGATGGAAACAGGATGCAGGCTCTAGACATGCATTTTTTCCATCCTAAAACAGCAAAAGAAACTAATGAGCAGGAAAGGAAGTTGAGCAAGAATAGAAAATCTATCGTAACTGCTATGTCACAAAGAAAGTTTCATCTTGGAGAGCCGCAAACTTCCGAATGGCCTTCTGGGAATAAAAATACCACAATGCAAATAAACCATGACTTTGATAAGGAAGTGTCGAAACGATTGATGGGATCGTCAAGGAGAAGTTTGCGAAAGGGCAAAGCGACAAAGGCTAAAGAAGAAGGGATCGGTCTAGAAAAATTAATTGGACATGCAGAGAGTTCAAATAAAAAGTCTAAGAGGCATAATAAATATTCAGTGGAAGGGGGAATAATTATAAAGGCCGCCTCAATTCTGGGGAGCTCTCTTGAGTCCCAAGTAAAGGGAATAGACGAACCAGTAAAATTCCCAGTGGAAAAGGTTGGCAATCGGGTGCGCGCTTTTCAATATTTTCTACCAATACAAAACACAAGGAAATCCAAACAGAGTCTTCGCTATAAGTATGTCAACTCGCTTTTAGGACCGCAACTTGCTGGAATACAAGCCGATTTGAATGGTTTAGATACTCGACGCCGTGGTGGAAAAACTGCTTTCAGAAAAGCGTCAAGGAAAGGCTTCAAGTCTGTTGAATCAGGGACTGAAAGGGAATCGCTTTTTGTTGGAGGACGTCGTGGTGATGCAAAGGCTCCTAAGAGcgacaataaaaagaaaaaaatcataagcaccgaaaagaaaattgaacaaaaGAATCCTGCTGTTGGCCCTTCTGGACAACCTTCTGACTTGCATGAGTTATCCTCTTTGAATTCACAACCAATACTTATTTTCTCTGGTTCTGGAGAAGATGAACTTGATCTTGAGACGAGTCCCGCGGCTCAACCCAGTCATCGCTCTCCAAAGGACTCAGTGACACTGTTATCAAATCAAAGCATGATTTCGGAGCTAGCATTTGGGGATTTTCAGGAAACCGCCTTGGAGGATTCAATCCACTCCTGGGAAGAGGAGGATTCGAATGATTTCGGTGAAGATATCAGCGGAGGGGAGATTATTGTCAGACCATCACTGGTATCACAAACAGACAAAAACTTGAAGGCAAACTCTCAAGGCAAACCCTCACCTCAGTCATTGAGGCACAAAGCCATGAAATATATACAAGCAAAAAGCCAATATTTAGATCGGGAACAGTTCGGCAGGGATCATAATGTTATCCACCCCTGGGAAGAGGaggattcaaatgattttggTGAAGATCTTAGCGGAGGGGAATTTATTGTCAGACCATCACTGGTATCACAAACGGGCAAAAACCTAAAGGCAAACTCCCAAGGAAAGCTCTCACCTCAGTTATCGAGGCACAAAGCCTTGAAACATATACAAACGGAAAGCCAAAATTTAAATGGGGGGCATTCCGGCAGGGATCTAAGTGTTACTGAAATTCAAAGAGTGAGTCCTTTCCTGCCTTTTGGTTCTGCTAAGGTGCGAAGTTTTCCTAAAATAACTGTATTTCCGATTTACAAGAGAACCGGCGTTCCAAGGCATAATCCATTGGCTACAAGCGGCAGTGGCGAAGGGTCAGGCAGTGGCGAAAATGACTTGCCTTCTTCCACACACTTTCAGCTAATGAAGCTGCCTCAGAGAACTTCAACCAAAGAGTCTtctgcaaaaaataaaactcataCAG GTATCGTTCGCACCAAGAAtagagaaaaccgaaagaaaTGTTCAAAAAAGGGCAAACCAG TGAGGACAATGTCTATACTTGCCCTTGGTGATAGCCTGACAAATGGTTTCCATAGCGACGACAAAAGTCACACGCCTTACGCTAAGACGCTAGAGTCACTTTTgaacaaagacaaacacaatTGCTATATCTTGGAGACTATTGCAAAGGATGGTGCCGAGGCTCACGAAATGTCTGCTTGGCTGCAAACGCACCTTAAAAACA GAAAGGTTAAATATTCGTGGGTCATCATCTTGGCTGGCACCAATGACATCATTCACAACAGTCACAGTCACAACAGGAGGGCCTGGGACATAGCTTTGGAACACATCATTGACCTGCACATCTCCAGTCATCGTTTTGGAGCGAAAACAATGGCGGTTACCATACCGGAAATGGACTGCGAAGAATCAGACAAACCACCGTGCAAGCGCACGCGTTTGGAAAGAATTTACATCAATGAAAAGTTAAGGCACTACGCCAAAACGAACGACTTTACCATACTTTGTGACTTGGCAAATAAGTTTCCTAGATATTCTTTAAGTAACAAAGAACGAGAGCGGTTTTGGGAGGAAGGTTTACACATGAGGCCGGCTGGGTATAAAAGAATGGCCGAGATAATTTACAAGGATCTTTCAGAACACATAGACGAAATCTCAAACGAAGCCTGA
- the LOC136920140 gene encoding uncharacterized protein isoform X1, with translation MAQDVWLPRMALITCVLLSVLAGNTKAADGNRMQALDMHFFHPKTAKETNEQERKLSKNRKSIVTAMSQRKFHLGEPQTSEWPSGNKNTTMQINHDFDKEVSKRLMGSSRRSLRKGKATKAKEEGIGLEKLIGHAESSNKKSKRHNKYSVEGGIIIKAASILGSSLESQVKGIDEPVKFPVEKVGNRVRAFQYFLPIQNTRKSKQSLRYKYVNSLLGPQLAGIQADLNGLDTRRRGGKTAFRKASRKGFKSVESGTERESLFVGGRRGDAKAPKSDNKKKKIISTEKKIEQKNPAVGPSGQPSDLHELSSLNSQPILIFSGSGEDELDLETSPAAQPSHRSPKDSVTLLSNQSMISELAFGDFQETALEDSIHSWEEEDSNDFGEDISGGEIIVRPSLVSQTDKNLKANSQGKPSPQSLRHKAMKYIQAKSQYLDREQFGRDHNVIHPWEEEDSNDFGEDLSGGEFIVRPSLVSQTGKNLKANSQGKLSPQLSRHKALKHIQTESQNLNGGHSGRDLSVTEIQRVSPFLPFGSAKVRSFPKITVFPIYKRTGVPRHNPLATSGSGEGSGSGENDLPSSTHFQLMKLPQRTSTKESSAKNKTHTGIVRTKNRENRKKCSKKGKPAVRTMSILALGDSLTNGFHSDDKSHTPYAKTLESLLNKDKHNCYILETIAKDGAEAHEMSAWLQTHLKNRKVKYSWVIILAGTNDIIHNSHSHNRRAWDIALEHIIDLHISSHRFGAKTMAVTIPEMDCEESDKPPCKRTRLERIYINEKLRHYAKTNDFTILCDLANKFPRYSLSNKERERFWEEGLHMRPAGYKRMAEIIYKDLSEHIDEISNEA, from the exons ATGGCTCAAGATGTCTGGTTGCCAAGGATGGCTCTTATTACTTGTGTTCTGCTGAGTGTCTTAGCAG GAAATACCAAGGCAGCTGATGGAAACAGGATGCAGGCTCTAGACATGCATTTTTTCCATCCTAAAACAGCAAAAGAAACTAATGAGCAGGAAAGGAAGTTGAGCAAGAATAGAAAATCTATCGTAACTGCTATGTCACAAAGAAAGTTTCATCTTGGAGAGCCGCAAACTTCCGAATGGCCTTCTGGGAATAAAAATACCACAATGCAAATAAACCATGACTTTGATAAGGAAGTGTCGAAACGATTGATGGGATCGTCAAGGAGAAGTTTGCGAAAGGGCAAAGCGACAAAGGCTAAAGAAGAAGGGATCGGTCTAGAAAAATTAATTGGACATGCAGAGAGTTCAAATAAAAAGTCTAAGAGGCATAATAAATATTCAGTGGAAGGGGGAATAATTATAAAGGCCGCCTCAATTCTGGGGAGCTCTCTTGAGTCCCAAGTAAAGGGAATAGACGAACCAGTAAAATTCCCAGTGGAAAAGGTTGGCAATCGGGTGCGCGCTTTTCAATATTTTCTACCAATACAAAACACAAGGAAATCCAAACAGAGTCTTCGCTATAAGTATGTCAACTCGCTTTTAGGACCGCAACTTGCTGGAATACAAGCCGATTTGAATGGTTTAGATACTCGACGCCGTGGTGGAAAAACTGCTTTCAGAAAAGCGTCAAGGAAAGGCTTCAAGTCTGTTGAATCAGGGACTGAAAGGGAATCGCTTTTTGTTGGAGGACGTCGTGGTGATGCAAAGGCTCCTAAGAGcgacaataaaaagaaaaaaatcataagcaccgaaaagaaaattgaacaaaaGAATCCTGCTGTTGGCCCTTCTGGACAACCTTCTGACTTGCATGAGTTATCCTCTTTGAATTCACAACCAATACTTATTTTCTCTGGTTCTGGAGAAGATGAACTTGATCTTGAGACGAGTCCCGCGGCTCAACCCAGTCATCGCTCTCCAAAGGACTCAGTGACACTGTTATCAAATCAAAGCATGATTTCGGAGCTAGCATTTGGGGATTTTCAGGAAACCGCCTTGGAGGATTCAATCCACTCCTGGGAAGAGGAGGATTCGAATGATTTCGGTGAAGATATCAGCGGAGGGGAGATTATTGTCAGACCATCACTGGTATCACAAACAGACAAAAACTTGAAGGCAAACTCTCAAGGCAAACCCTCACCTCAGTCATTGAGGCACAAAGCCATGAAATATATACAAGCAAAAAGCCAATATTTAGATCGGGAACAGTTCGGCAGGGATCATAATGTTATCCACCCCTGGGAAGAGGaggattcaaatgattttggTGAAGATCTTAGCGGAGGGGAATTTATTGTCAGACCATCACTGGTATCACAAACGGGCAAAAACCTAAAGGCAAACTCCCAAGGAAAGCTCTCACCTCAGTTATCGAGGCACAAAGCCTTGAAACATATACAAACGGAAAGCCAAAATTTAAATGGGGGGCATTCCGGCAGGGATCTAAGTGTTACTGAAATTCAAAGAGTGAGTCCTTTCCTGCCTTTTGGTTCTGCTAAGGTGCGAAGTTTTCCTAAAATAACTGTATTTCCGATTTACAAGAGAACCGGCGTTCCAAGGCATAATCCATTGGCTACAAGCGGCAGTGGCGAAGGGTCAGGCAGTGGCGAAAATGACTTGCCTTCTTCCACACACTTTCAGCTAATGAAGCTGCCTCAGAGAACTTCAACCAAAGAGTCTtctgcaaaaaataaaactcataCAG GTATCGTTCGCACCAAGAAtagagaaaaccgaaagaaaTGTTCAAAAAAGGGCAAACCAG CAGTGAGGACAATGTCTATACTTGCCCTTGGTGATAGCCTGACAAATGGTTTCCATAGCGACGACAAAAGTCACACGCCTTACGCTAAGACGCTAGAGTCACTTTTgaacaaagacaaacacaatTGCTATATCTTGGAGACTATTGCAAAGGATGGTGCCGAGGCTCACGAAATGTCTGCTTGGCTGCAAACGCACCTTAAAAACA GAAAGGTTAAATATTCGTGGGTCATCATCTTGGCTGGCACCAATGACATCATTCACAACAGTCACAGTCACAACAGGAGGGCCTGGGACATAGCTTTGGAACACATCATTGACCTGCACATCTCCAGTCATCGTTTTGGAGCGAAAACAATGGCGGTTACCATACCGGAAATGGACTGCGAAGAATCAGACAAACCACCGTGCAAGCGCACGCGTTTGGAAAGAATTTACATCAATGAAAAGTTAAGGCACTACGCCAAAACGAACGACTTTACCATACTTTGTGACTTGGCAAATAAGTTTCCTAGATATTCTTTAAGTAACAAAGAACGAGAGCGGTTTTGGGAGGAAGGTTTACACATGAGGCCGGCTGGGTATAAAAGAATGGCCGAGATAATTTACAAGGATCTTTCAGAACACATAGACGAAATCTCAAACGAAGCCTGA
- the LOC136919097 gene encoding uncharacterized protein isoform X2 codes for MNICSYPMAFISLKLLFLVCSSSLLGATSAQVLYDDEPSLELFSPMLGENFIEYPMLEEYGVPSVEEFPDNGPYEDYQEDNQENEFTKAENKEKKDFVNNADDPVEIARGKLERALKAAQALTNIEQKLGLNPSSIENKTAKLESDLKGEEKAIKKIEDKTHDASKKAEFVKLEKDVDDDMNNAQNILKLIVNLEAAKFLAKQRAQDDLEKAEKRKIASSPPMILGQPVAYPPPTSGYFGGVQQPAYQPMIQSYIAGYQPQMYQGMSAPSMASSPNSMLSTTVPPYQPAYQDELELQRINSVKATQASASLLPFQHISQQPALETTAPQTVKMANLNAQGVNIAQRPVQPEKPTTANPIMTALNPQTGSAHAQPSNDHKVPQLQANPKQNKEPTSMASPPNKPVQPVKPAMPGKPVLPARPVAPLQPVSPPAQLIEAAFAQSNGLVPQAAPLTASYNPSVVSPTLSSVSRYFESPVDTQNLIAMQSFSRPVPSQTQQAFAPFGQPKRPNLKEPELAKQLVTSTSAAVHEQPQTFSNPIHSARLQSSSPAAYSDEQALSAAYPYNSYYARNSQAFPSGNPEYGWKTPTFYRGSTAPYQTPVNPLLTEAYLKLQDTERASLAMGKIEEAIGLSPSSVKSIIDDIEARAKQEEKEYEDDMRKEKAEINKEKVVLQNDEHLTGDGAETKIKEEEAKLRDDIRKENVAKSEVDKVKKIEKILTIIEAAKYSAMQRAKNKISKLQGVADEGLDGGQIRKRDLEDLEKDMRRRRRNEINIWLKGSRNHIDTSHFLRNQLHRLEKNRERSSQWGTDGNKLGLLNHLETVNEKRIRGESTNDEPQISKDSPLHRLKFFRTLVSNKKLDSGKQFAVSKRTDVQQKPESSVDNFIMAKMLEKMDKLYKIQENILKYLKTEHDMHRVQDKSPTKRLRRSLHHSKHHKRI; via the exons ATGAACATTTGCAG TTATCCTATGGCTTTCATTTCCTTGAAGCTGCTTTTTCTGGTCTGCTCTTCGTCTCTACTGGGAGCTACATCTGCACAGG TGCTCTACGACGATGAACCAAGTCTCGAGCTCTTCAGTCCAATGCTGGGAGAAAACTTCATAGAGTACCCCATGTTAGAGGAATACGGTGTCCCTTCAGTTGAAGAGTTCCCTGACAATGGTCCATACGAGGATTACCAAGAAGATAACCAGGAAAATGAGTTCACAAAAgcagaaaataaagaaaagaaagatttcgtAAATAACGCAG ACGATCCAGTGGAAATTGCTCGAGGAAAGCTAGAGCGAGCGCTCAAGGCAGCTCAGGCGTTGACTAACATTGAACAAAAACTTGGATTAAATCCATCTTCTATCGAGAACAAAACTGCGAAGTTGGAGTCTGACCTTAAAGGCGAGGAAAAAGCAATTAAGAAAATCGAAGACAAAACGCATGACGCTTCAAAGAAAGCCGAATTTGTGAAGCTTGAAAAAGATGTCGATGATGATATGAATAACGCAcagaatattttaaaattgattGTCAACCTTGAGGCAGCGAAATTCTTGGCGAAACAACGCGCTCAAGACGACCTTGAAAAGGCGGAGAAGCGCAAGATAGCCTCCAGCCCTCCGATGATTCTTGGCCAACCCGTTGCATATCCTCCGCCAACATCTGGTTATTTTGGTGGAGTTCAACAACCTGCTTATCAACCGATGATACAGTCGTACATCGCAGGTTATCAACCGCAGATGTATCAAGGGATGAGTGCTCCGAGTATGGCTTCTTCTCCCAATTCGATGCTGTCTACTACAGTGCCACCATATCAGCCTGCTTATCAAGACGAGCTAGAGTTACAGAGGATTAATTCAG TTAAAGCAACCCAGGCGAGTGCGTCACTGCTTCCTTTCCAGCATATTTCTCAACAACCTGCTCTTGAGACAACGGCGCCACAGACAGTGAAGATGGCAAACTTGAACGCCCAGGGTGTGAATATCGCTCAAAGGCCAGTCCAGCCTGAAAAACCAACGACTGCAAATCCAATAATGACAGCTCTAAACCCACAAACAGGCTCAGCGCATGCTCAGCCGAGTAATGACCACAAAGTACCGCAGTTACAGGCTAATCCAAAACAGAACAAAGAACCAACATCCATGGCTTCACCTCCAAATAAACCTGTTCAACCTGTTAAACCTGCCATGCCAGGTAAACCGGTTTTACCTGCTCGACCCGTCGCGCCCTTACAGCCCGTTTCACCCCCAGCACAACTGATCGAAGCAGCTTTTGCGCAGTCAAATGGTTTGGTGCCACAGGCAGCACCGTTAACTGCGTCATATAACCCAAGTGTCGTATCTCCAACTTTGTCCTCAGTGTCAAGATACTTTGAATCGCCTGTAGACACTCAGAACCTGATTGCAATGCAGTCATTCAGCCGGCCTGTGCCTTCACAAACGCAGCAGGCTTTTGCTCCTTTCGGACAGCCAAAGAGACCAAACCTCAAAGAACCTGAGTTAGCGAAGCAATTAGTTACCTCAACCAGTGCTGCCGTTCAC GAACAGCCACAGACCTTCTCAAATCCAATTCACTCAGCGAGGTTGCAATCATCAAGTCCAGCGGCGTACTCTGATGAGCAAGCGCTATCAGCTGCCTATCCCTACAACTCATACTACGCACGGAATTCTCAGGCCTTCCCGTCCGGCAACCCAGAGTACGGCTGGAAGACGCCAACATTTTATCGCGGGTCTACTGCGCCTTATCAGACACCAG TGAATCCACTGCTTACAGAGGCTTACCTAAAGCTTCAAGACACAGAAAGAGCCAGCCTGGCCATGGGTAAGATTGAAGAAGCCATTGGCTTGTCACCAAGTTCTGTCAAGAGCATCATCGATGACATCGAAGCACGAGCAAAACAAGAAGAGAAGGAATACGAAGATGACATGAGGAAGGAAAAAGCTGAGATCAACAAAGAAAAGGTAGTTCTTCAAAACGATGAACACTTAACAGGAGATGGTGCGGaaacgaaaatcaaagaagAGGAAGCGAAACTGCGAGATGATATCAGGAAGGAAAATGTCGCCAAATCGGAGGTGGATAAGGTGAAAAAAATAGAGAAGATTTTGACCATTATTGAAGCTGCGAAGTATTCAGCCATGCAAAGAGCAAAGAATAAGATAAGCAAGCTTCAAGGTGTTGCTGATGAAGGCCTGGATGGGGGACAAATAAGAAAGCGCGATTTGGAAGACCTCGAGAAGGACATGAGACGGCGAAGAAGGAACGAGATCAACATCTGGCTCAAGGGTTCGAGAAATCACATCGATACAAGTCACTTCTTACGGAATCAATTGCATAGATTGGAAAAGAACCGAGAGAGAAGTTCTCAATGGGGCACAGATGGCAACAAACTCGGCCTATTGAATCACCTCGAAACAGTGAATGAGAAACGCATACGTGGCGAATCTACTAATGATGAACCGCAGATATCCAAAGACAGTCCACTTCACAGGCTGAAGTTTTTCAGAACACTTGTCTCCAACAAAAAGCTTGATTCCGGGAAGCAATTTGCAGTGTCAAAGAGGACTGATGTACAACAGAAACCGGAAAGTTCTGTGGACAACTTCATCATGGCCAAAATGTTGGAAAAGATGGACAAGCTTTATAAAATacaggaaaatattttgaaatatcttAAAACGGAGCACGATATGCACCGTGTGCAAGATAAAAGTCCTACTAAACGATTGAGACGAAGCTTACATCACTCCAAGCATCataaaagaatttaa
- the LOC136919097 gene encoding uncharacterized protein isoform X1, translating into MNICSYPMAFISLKLLFLVCSSSLLGATSAQVLYDDEPSLELFSPMLGENFIEYPMLEEYGVPSVEEFPDNGPYEDYQEDNQENEFTKAENKEKKDFVNNAGNEHALKTPPALNSKTNAREKRQLPLKDDPVEIARGKLERALKAAQALTNIEQKLGLNPSSIENKTAKLESDLKGEEKAIKKIEDKTHDASKKAEFVKLEKDVDDDMNNAQNILKLIVNLEAAKFLAKQRAQDDLEKAEKRKIASSPPMILGQPVAYPPPTSGYFGGVQQPAYQPMIQSYIAGYQPQMYQGMSAPSMASSPNSMLSTTVPPYQPAYQDELELQRINSVKATQASASLLPFQHISQQPALETTAPQTVKMANLNAQGVNIAQRPVQPEKPTTANPIMTALNPQTGSAHAQPSNDHKVPQLQANPKQNKEPTSMASPPNKPVQPVKPAMPGKPVLPARPVAPLQPVSPPAQLIEAAFAQSNGLVPQAAPLTASYNPSVVSPTLSSVSRYFESPVDTQNLIAMQSFSRPVPSQTQQAFAPFGQPKRPNLKEPELAKQLVTSTSAAVHEQPQTFSNPIHSARLQSSSPAAYSDEQALSAAYPYNSYYARNSQAFPSGNPEYGWKTPTFYRGSTAPYQTPVNPLLTEAYLKLQDTERASLAMGKIEEAIGLSPSSVKSIIDDIEARAKQEEKEYEDDMRKEKAEINKEKVVLQNDEHLTGDGAETKIKEEEAKLRDDIRKENVAKSEVDKVKKIEKILTIIEAAKYSAMQRAKNKISKLQGVADEGLDGGQIRKRDLEDLEKDMRRRRRNEINIWLKGSRNHIDTSHFLRNQLHRLEKNRERSSQWGTDGNKLGLLNHLETVNEKRIRGESTNDEPQISKDSPLHRLKFFRTLVSNKKLDSGKQFAVSKRTDVQQKPESSVDNFIMAKMLEKMDKLYKIQENILKYLKTEHDMHRVQDKSPTKRLRRSLHHSKHHKRI; encoded by the exons ATGAACATTTGCAG TTATCCTATGGCTTTCATTTCCTTGAAGCTGCTTTTTCTGGTCTGCTCTTCGTCTCTACTGGGAGCTACATCTGCACAGG TGCTCTACGACGATGAACCAAGTCTCGAGCTCTTCAGTCCAATGCTGGGAGAAAACTTCATAGAGTACCCCATGTTAGAGGAATACGGTGTCCCTTCAGTTGAAGAGTTCCCTGACAATGGTCCATACGAGGATTACCAAGAAGATAACCAGGAAAATGAGTTCACAAAAgcagaaaataaagaaaagaaagatttcgtAAATAACGCAG GCAATGAGCATGCGCTAAAGACACCCCCTGCCTTGAATTCCAAAACAAACGCACGTGAAAAGCGGCAGCTCCCTCTTAAAG ACGATCCAGTGGAAATTGCTCGAGGAAAGCTAGAGCGAGCGCTCAAGGCAGCTCAGGCGTTGACTAACATTGAACAAAAACTTGGATTAAATCCATCTTCTATCGAGAACAAAACTGCGAAGTTGGAGTCTGACCTTAAAGGCGAGGAAAAAGCAATTAAGAAAATCGAAGACAAAACGCATGACGCTTCAAAGAAAGCCGAATTTGTGAAGCTTGAAAAAGATGTCGATGATGATATGAATAACGCAcagaatattttaaaattgattGTCAACCTTGAGGCAGCGAAATTCTTGGCGAAACAACGCGCTCAAGACGACCTTGAAAAGGCGGAGAAGCGCAAGATAGCCTCCAGCCCTCCGATGATTCTTGGCCAACCCGTTGCATATCCTCCGCCAACATCTGGTTATTTTGGTGGAGTTCAACAACCTGCTTATCAACCGATGATACAGTCGTACATCGCAGGTTATCAACCGCAGATGTATCAAGGGATGAGTGCTCCGAGTATGGCTTCTTCTCCCAATTCGATGCTGTCTACTACAGTGCCACCATATCAGCCTGCTTATCAAGACGAGCTAGAGTTACAGAGGATTAATTCAG TTAAAGCAACCCAGGCGAGTGCGTCACTGCTTCCTTTCCAGCATATTTCTCAACAACCTGCTCTTGAGACAACGGCGCCACAGACAGTGAAGATGGCAAACTTGAACGCCCAGGGTGTGAATATCGCTCAAAGGCCAGTCCAGCCTGAAAAACCAACGACTGCAAATCCAATAATGACAGCTCTAAACCCACAAACAGGCTCAGCGCATGCTCAGCCGAGTAATGACCACAAAGTACCGCAGTTACAGGCTAATCCAAAACAGAACAAAGAACCAACATCCATGGCTTCACCTCCAAATAAACCTGTTCAACCTGTTAAACCTGCCATGCCAGGTAAACCGGTTTTACCTGCTCGACCCGTCGCGCCCTTACAGCCCGTTTCACCCCCAGCACAACTGATCGAAGCAGCTTTTGCGCAGTCAAATGGTTTGGTGCCACAGGCAGCACCGTTAACTGCGTCATATAACCCAAGTGTCGTATCTCCAACTTTGTCCTCAGTGTCAAGATACTTTGAATCGCCTGTAGACACTCAGAACCTGATTGCAATGCAGTCATTCAGCCGGCCTGTGCCTTCACAAACGCAGCAGGCTTTTGCTCCTTTCGGACAGCCAAAGAGACCAAACCTCAAAGAACCTGAGTTAGCGAAGCAATTAGTTACCTCAACCAGTGCTGCCGTTCAC GAACAGCCACAGACCTTCTCAAATCCAATTCACTCAGCGAGGTTGCAATCATCAAGTCCAGCGGCGTACTCTGATGAGCAAGCGCTATCAGCTGCCTATCCCTACAACTCATACTACGCACGGAATTCTCAGGCCTTCCCGTCCGGCAACCCAGAGTACGGCTGGAAGACGCCAACATTTTATCGCGGGTCTACTGCGCCTTATCAGACACCAG TGAATCCACTGCTTACAGAGGCTTACCTAAAGCTTCAAGACACAGAAAGAGCCAGCCTGGCCATGGGTAAGATTGAAGAAGCCATTGGCTTGTCACCAAGTTCTGTCAAGAGCATCATCGATGACATCGAAGCACGAGCAAAACAAGAAGAGAAGGAATACGAAGATGACATGAGGAAGGAAAAAGCTGAGATCAACAAAGAAAAGGTAGTTCTTCAAAACGATGAACACTTAACAGGAGATGGTGCGGaaacgaaaatcaaagaagAGGAAGCGAAACTGCGAGATGATATCAGGAAGGAAAATGTCGCCAAATCGGAGGTGGATAAGGTGAAAAAAATAGAGAAGATTTTGACCATTATTGAAGCTGCGAAGTATTCAGCCATGCAAAGAGCAAAGAATAAGATAAGCAAGCTTCAAGGTGTTGCTGATGAAGGCCTGGATGGGGGACAAATAAGAAAGCGCGATTTGGAAGACCTCGAGAAGGACATGAGACGGCGAAGAAGGAACGAGATCAACATCTGGCTCAAGGGTTCGAGAAATCACATCGATACAAGTCACTTCTTACGGAATCAATTGCATAGATTGGAAAAGAACCGAGAGAGAAGTTCTCAATGGGGCACAGATGGCAACAAACTCGGCCTATTGAATCACCTCGAAACAGTGAATGAGAAACGCATACGTGGCGAATCTACTAATGATGAACCGCAGATATCCAAAGACAGTCCACTTCACAGGCTGAAGTTTTTCAGAACACTTGTCTCCAACAAAAAGCTTGATTCCGGGAAGCAATTTGCAGTGTCAAAGAGGACTGATGTACAACAGAAACCGGAAAGTTCTGTGGACAACTTCATCATGGCCAAAATGTTGGAAAAGATGGACAAGCTTTATAAAATacaggaaaatattttgaaatatcttAAAACGGAGCACGATATGCACCGTGTGCAAGATAAAAGTCCTACTAAACGATTGAGACGAAGCTTACATCACTCCAAGCATCataaaagaatttaa